A window from Myxocyprinus asiaticus isolate MX2 ecotype Aquarium Trade chromosome 37, UBuf_Myxa_2, whole genome shotgun sequence encodes these proteins:
- the wnt7aa gene encoding wingless-type MMTV integration site family, member 7Aa: MNRKTRRWIFHIFLCLGIIYLKIGGFSSVVALGASIICNKIPGLAPRQRTICQSRPDAIIVIGEGAQMGINECQFQFKNGRWNCSALGERTVFGKELKVGSKEAAFTYAIIAAGVAHAITAACTQGTLSGCGCDKEKQGFYNQEEGWKWGGCSADIRYGLSFSKVFVDAREIKQNARTLMNLHNNEVGRKILEKNMRLECKCHGVSGSCTTKTCWTTLPKFRQLGYILKEKYNHAVHVEPVRASRNKRPTFLKIKKPYSYRKPMDTDLVYIEKSPNYCEADPVTGSMGTQGRICNKTAQQASGCDLMCCGRGYNTHQYSRVWQCNCKFLWCCYVKCNTCSERTEVYTCK, from the exons ATGAATAGGAAAACACGCCGATGGATTTTTCACATTTTCCTCTGCTTGGGAATAATATATTTGAAGATTGG CGGCTTTTCCTCCGTGGTTGCGTTGGGAGCAAGTATTATCTGTAACAAAATTCCTGGTTTGGCCCCTCGTCAAAGGACTATCTGTCAAAGCCGACCTGACGCTATCATTGTCATTGGAGAAGGAGCGCAAATGGGAATCAATGAGTGTCAGTTTCAATTCAAAAATGGAAGGTGGAACTGCTCGGCCCTCGGGGAGAGAACTGTCTTTGGAAAAGAGTTGAAAGTGG GCAGTAAGGAGGCTGCTTTCACCTACGCCATCATCGCTGCTGGGGTTGCCCATGCCATCACGGCGGCCTGCACTCAGGGTACGCTGAGTGGATGTGGCTGTGACAAGGAGAAGCAGGGCTTCTACAACCAGGAGGAGGGCTGGAAGTGGGGAGGATGCTCAGCCGATATCCGCTACGGCCTGAGCTTCTCAAAGGTGTTTGTAGATGCACGAGAGATCAAGCAGAATGCCAGAACACTCATGAACCTCCATAACAATGAAGTGGGACGCAAG ATCTTGGAAAAGAACATGCGCTTAGAATGTAAATGTCATGGTGTATCCGGGTCCTGCACCACCAAGACTTGCTGGACAACTCTCCCAAAGTTCCGCCAGCTGGGTTACATCCTCAAAGAGAAGTATAACCACGCCGTGCACGTGGAACCGGTCCGAGCCAGTCGGAACAAAAGACCTACCTTCCTGAAGATTAAAAAACCTTACTCATACCGGAAGCCCATGGACACCGATTTGGTGTACATTGAGAAGTCACCCAACTATTGTGAGGCAGATCCCGTGACAGGAAGCATGGGAACCCAGGGTAGGATTTGCAATAAGACTGCGCAGCAGGCCAGTGGTTGTGACCTAATGTGCTGCGGCCGAGGATATAACACACACCAGTACTCGCGTGTGTGGCAGTGCAACTGCAAGTTTCTTTGGTGTTGCTACGTCAAGTGCAACACCTGCAGTGAAAGGACAGAGGTGTACACATGCAAGTGA